The following proteins are co-located in the Silene latifolia isolate original U9 population chromosome 1, ASM4854445v1, whole genome shotgun sequence genome:
- the LOC141610277 gene encoding histone-lysine N-methyltransferase, H3 lysine-9 specific SUVH1-like, with amino-acid sequence MEGVSGPSSESSFDKSRVFDVKPLRTLVPVFPKPPQAPPFVCSSPFGPFPSGFTPFYPFSMAGNPTEDEQGAPRQDADYGSPAAAVPLRSYGVPQMGTSNGDTESSMDGFTGNKKRGTRQSNPSQRKARKSGGGGAAGEIRKPDLSNIVPLPQSQQEEGNRELVNFIMIKFDAVRRRLSQLEDSKEASTGLIRRADLKAGNTLLTVGYRTNSRKRLGAAPGVEIGDIFYFRMELCVVGLHAPSMGGIDYMNVRSDSGEERLAVSIVSSGGYDDEADDQDVLIYTGQGGGNYSGAGKQPGQASDQKLERGNLALEKSAGRQNHIRVIRGIKDMTNPLIKIYVYDGLYSIQGSWIDKAKSGVCTFKYKLVRLPGQPPAFATWQSILKWKEGLSSRAGLILPDLTSGAETLPVSLVNDFDNEKGPPYFTYLKSVKYTKSYNLGESSHGCNCNNACTAGDLNCSCIRKNGGDFPYTTNAVLVGRKPLLYECGPSCPCIPNCKNRVSQSGLKVRLEVFKTSDRGWGLRSWDPIRSGTFICEFAGEVIDKAEYDRDGKNNDYIFDTCRVLDKSFKWNCDPPLVGEVTTGSLDEDYDIPFPLVINAKDSGNVARFMNHSCSPNVFWQPLVYDHNGESYVHIAFYAIRHIPPLTELTYDYGISQSENRRKRCCCGSSNCKGYFG; translated from the coding sequence TCCTCCTTTTGTTTGCTCGTCGCCATTTGGTCCTTTCCCATCTGGATTTACACCATTTTACCCTTTTAGCATGGCTGGTAATCCAACAGAAGATGAGCAGGGGGCCCCAAGGCAAGATGCTGATTACGGGAGTCCTGCTGCTGCCGTTCCTTTGAGGTCTTATGGGGTCCCTCAGATGGGGACATCCAACGGGGACACAGAGTCTTCCATGGATGGGTTTACAGGAAACAAGAAGCGGGGTACTCGTCAGTCAAACCCATCTCAGAGGAAGGCTCGGAAATCTGGTGGGGGCGGGGCTGCTGGTGAAATCAGGAAGCCTGATTTGAGTAATATTGTGCCCTTGCCTCAATCCCAACAAGAAGAGGGTAACCGGGAACTAGTTAACTTTATAATGATAAAGTTTGACGCAGTTCGTAGGAGGCTGAGCCAGCTTGAAGATTCTAAAGAGGCTTCCACAGGTCTCATTAGGCGTGCTGATCTAAAAGCCGGTAACACATTGTTGACTGTAGGCTATAGGACAAATAGTAGGAAGAGACTAGGAGCAGCCCCAGGTGTTGAAATTGGGGATATTTTCTACTTTCGAATGGAACTATgtgtagtaggcttgcatgctcCGTCAATGGGTGGTATTGACTATATGAATGTCAGAAGTGATTCTGGAGAAGAGAGACTTGCTGTAAGCATTGTTTCTTCTGGAGGATATGACGACGAGGCCGATGATCAAGATGTTCTCATCTATACTGGTCAAGGTGGTGGAAATTACTCAGGGGCAGGTAAGCAACCTGGGCAAGCGTCCGATCAAAAGCTTGAAAGGGGTAATTTAGCTTTAGAGAAGAGTGCTGGACGTCAAAATCATATAAGAGTCATTAGAGGTATTAAAGACATGACTAATCCGTTGATTAAGATCTATGTCTATGATGGCCTCTACTCTATTCAGGGCTCGTGGATTGATAAGGCAAAATCTGGTGTATGTACTTTCAAGTATAAGCTGGTAAGGTTACCTGGACAGCCGCCGGCTTTTGCCACCTGGCAGTCTATATTGAAATGGAAAGAAGGGCTTTCATCTAGGGCAGGTCTTATTCTACCTGATCTTACTTCTGGGGCTGAAACTCTTCCTGTCTCTCTTGTTAATGACTTTGATAATGAAAAGGGCCCTCCTTATTTTACCTACTTGAAGTCCGTTAAATACACAAAGTCGTACAATTTGGGTGAATCGTCTCATGGGTGCAACTGCAATAATGCATGTACTGCAGGTGATCTTAACTGCTCGTGCATTCGCAAGAATGGGGGAGATTTTCCTTATACAACAAATGCAGTTTTAGTTGGACGGAAACCACTATTGTATGAGTGTGGACCTTCTTGCCCTTGCATCCCAAATTGCAAGAATAGGGTTTCACAAAGTGGGCTTAAGGTGCGCTTAGAGGTGTTTAAGACAAGCGATAGAGGTTGGGGATTGCGCTCATGGGACCCAATTCGATCCGGAACTTTTATATGTGAATTTGCTGGTGAAGTGATAGACAAAGCTGAATATGATAGAGATGGCAAGAACAATGACTATATCTTTGACACATGCCGTGTTCTGGACAAGTCTTTTAAGTGGAACTGTGATCCCCCATTGGTAGGTGAAGTGACTACAGGGAGTTTAGATGAGGACTATGACATCCCGTTTCCATTGGTCATTAATGCAAAAGATTCCGGGAATGTTGCTCGCTTTATGAATCATAGTTGCTCTCCTAATGTCTTTTGGCAGCCTCTTGTGTATGATCACAATGGTGAATCTTATGTTCATATTGCATTCTATGCGATCCGACACATTCCTCCTTTGACTGAGCTCACATACGATTATGGTATATCCCAGTCTGAAAATAGGAGAAAACGGTGCTGTTGTGGTTCGTCAAATTGCAAAGGCTACTTTGGTTGA